Proteins from a single region of Dysosmobacter acutus:
- a CDS encoding ATP-dependent Clp protease ATP-binding subunit — protein sequence MQPTLCSRCKKNVAVVFISKLEEGKTVNEGLCLKCAKELGLPQVDDMMKRMGISDEDLENINSEMLQAFGGAENAEDLPDGDDEEEEEGKTATFPFLNRLFSNESGSSANSSPAGGEGEETGRREKERKGDKKRKYLESYCISLSQKAIDGKLDNIVGREQEIERVIQILNRRQKNNPCLIGEPGVGKTAIAEGLAQRIAGGSVPFKLQGKEVYLLDLTALVAGTQFRGQFESRMKGLIDEVKRLGNIILVIDEVHNIVGAGDAEGSMNAANILKPALSRGEIQVIGATTFTEYRKSIEKDTALERRFQPVTVNEPNLEDTLKILKGIAHYYESYHGVKIPDGILRQAVVLSERYITDRFLPDKAIDLIDEACSDLNLKDPSISRRMMAQREMDDYEKERAMLEEKEEKTNSDYERLAYLKSKELKLKTELDELCAKGDPKLSMENLAHVIELWTKIPASRIREEEFRRLAELEGRLKAHIIGQDEAIAAVAAAVRRNRVGISPKHKPVSFIFVGSTGVGKTELVKQLADDLFNTPDALIRLDMSEFMEKHSVSRIVGSPPGYVGYDEAGQLTEKIRRKPYAVILFDEIEKAHPDVLNILLQILDDGEITDAHGRKVNFENTVIVMTSNAGSDKKEGTVGFDRTRNDQGRDRALKALGQFLRPEFINRVDEIVYFNQLTEENFRSIARIMLGELTDSLKEKGIALSCDDALVDWLTHKSYSLAYGARNLRRTIQKELEDPMAMAIIQSYESPVTQIRATVEDNAVKLYTL from the coding sequence ATGCAACCTACACTTTGTTCAAGATGTAAGAAAAACGTGGCCGTGGTCTTTATTTCCAAGTTAGAAGAGGGCAAAACGGTGAACGAGGGGCTCTGCCTCAAGTGCGCCAAGGAACTGGGGCTGCCCCAGGTGGACGACATGATGAAGCGCATGGGCATCTCCGACGAGGACCTGGAGAACATCAACTCCGAGATGCTCCAGGCCTTTGGCGGCGCTGAAAACGCGGAGGACCTGCCTGACGGGGACGACGAGGAGGAAGAGGAGGGCAAGACCGCCACGTTCCCCTTCCTGAACCGTCTCTTCTCCAACGAGTCCGGCTCCTCCGCCAACTCCTCGCCCGCCGGCGGCGAGGGCGAGGAAACCGGCCGCCGGGAAAAGGAGCGCAAGGGCGATAAAAAGCGTAAGTATCTGGAGAGCTACTGCATCAGCCTGAGTCAAAAGGCCATAGACGGGAAGCTGGACAATATCGTGGGCCGTGAGCAGGAGATCGAGCGGGTGATCCAGATTCTGAACCGCCGCCAGAAGAACAACCCCTGCCTCATCGGCGAGCCCGGCGTGGGCAAGACCGCCATTGCCGAGGGGCTTGCCCAGCGGATTGCCGGCGGCAGCGTGCCCTTCAAGCTCCAGGGGAAGGAGGTCTATCTCCTGGACCTCACCGCCCTGGTGGCGGGCACCCAGTTCCGGGGCCAGTTCGAAAGCCGGATGAAGGGCCTGATCGACGAGGTCAAGCGGCTGGGCAACATCATTCTGGTCATCGACGAGGTGCACAACATCGTGGGGGCCGGCGACGCGGAGGGCAGCATGAATGCCGCCAATATTTTAAAGCCCGCTCTCAGCCGCGGCGAAATCCAGGTCATCGGCGCCACCACCTTCACCGAATACCGCAAGAGCATTGAGAAGGACACCGCCCTGGAGCGGCGCTTTCAGCCCGTGACGGTGAACGAGCCCAACCTGGAGGACACGCTGAAAATTCTCAAGGGCATTGCCCACTATTATGAGTCCTATCACGGCGTGAAAATCCCGGATGGGATTTTGCGCCAGGCGGTGGTGCTCAGCGAGCGCTATATCACCGACCGCTTCCTGCCGGACAAGGCCATTGACCTCATTGACGAGGCCTGCTCGGACCTGAATTTGAAGGACCCGTCCATCTCACGCCGGATGATGGCCCAGCGCGAGATGGACGACTATGAAAAAGAGCGGGCCATGCTGGAGGAGAAAGAGGAGAAGACCAACAGCGACTACGAGCGCCTGGCCTACCTCAAGAGCAAGGAACTGAAGCTGAAGACCGAGTTGGATGAGCTGTGCGCCAAGGGCGATCCCAAGCTCTCCATGGAGAACCTGGCCCATGTCATCGAGCTGTGGACCAAGATTCCGGCCTCCCGTATCCGGGAGGAGGAGTTCCGCCGCCTGGCGGAGCTGGAGGGCCGGCTGAAGGCCCATATCATCGGTCAGGACGAGGCCATTGCCGCCGTTGCCGCGGCGGTTCGCCGCAACCGGGTGGGCATTTCCCCCAAGCATAAGCCGGTCTCCTTCATCTTTGTGGGCTCCACCGGCGTGGGCAAGACGGAGTTGGTCAAACAGCTGGCCGACGACCTGTTCAATACCCCGGACGCCCTGATCCGGCTGGATATGTCTGAGTTTATGGAGAAGCACTCCGTCTCCCGCATCGTGGGTTCGCCGCCCGGCTATGTGGGCTACGACGAGGCCGGCCAGCTGACGGAAAAAATCCGCCGCAAGCCCTACGCGGTGATTCTCTTTGACGAGATTGAAAAGGCTCATCCCGATGTGCTGAACATTCTTTTACAGATTTTGGACGACGGCGAGATCACCGACGCCCACGGCAGGAAGGTCAACTTTGAGAACACGGTGATCGTCATGACCTCCAACGCCGGAAGCGATAAAAAAGAGGGTACCGTCGGCTTTGACCGCACCCGCAACGACCAGGGCAGGGACCGGGCGCTGAAGGCGCTGGGCCAGTTCCTGCGGCCAGAGTTTATTAACCGGGTGGACGAAATCGTCTACTTCAACCAGCTGACGGAGGAGAATTTCCGATCCATCGCCCGCATTATGTTGGGAGAACTGACGGACTCCCTGAAGGAGAAGGGCATTGCCCTCAGCTGCGACGACGCGCTGGTGGATTGGCTGACCCACAAATCCTACTCCCTGGCCTACGGCGCAAGAAATCTGCGCCGCACCATCCAAAAGGAGTTGGAGGACCCCATGGCCATGGCCATTATTCAGAGCTACGAGTCCCCGGTGACGCAGATCAGAGCCACTGTGGAGGACAATGCCGTCAAGCTGTACACGCTTTAA
- a CDS encoding 4Fe-4S binding protein, translating into MKMEKVWAVYWSATLTTEKVVSAMAEEASKRLNLPLEKIDFTLPRMREKVFSFRETDLVFFGTPTYAGKVPNKVLPFVQSQFVGNGALAVSVVLFGNRSFDNSLAELSFELENHGFHTVAAAAFVGQHAFSDVLAAGRPAEADLRQAADFASQVADKVSGLTALPGPIQVPGDPAAPYYVPMGVDGQSAKFLKAKPKTDPGRCVSCGLCASICPMGAIDPADVSNVPGLCIKCHACIKRCPTHAKYLDDPAFLSHKAMLEQTFSEAKENRVIL; encoded by the coding sequence ATGAAGATGGAAAAAGTCTGGGCTGTCTACTGGAGCGCCACGCTAACCACGGAGAAAGTGGTATCCGCCATGGCGGAGGAGGCGTCAAAGCGCCTGAATCTGCCGCTGGAGAAGATCGATTTTACGCTTCCCCGCATGCGGGAGAAGGTGTTTTCCTTCCGGGAGACGGATTTGGTGTTTTTCGGAACGCCCACCTATGCGGGCAAGGTGCCCAACAAGGTGCTGCCCTTTGTTCAGAGCCAATTTGTGGGAAACGGAGCTTTGGCGGTGAGCGTGGTGCTCTTTGGCAACCGCAGCTTTGACAACTCCCTGGCGGAGCTTTCTTTCGAGCTGGAGAACCACGGTTTCCACACGGTGGCGGCGGCCGCCTTTGTGGGCCAGCACGCCTTTTCCGACGTCCTGGCCGCCGGCCGGCCGGCTGAGGCGGATTTGCGCCAGGCGGCGGACTTTGCCTCGCAGGTCGCCGACAAGGTGAGCGGCCTCACCGCCCTTCCCGGGCCGATCCAGGTGCCCGGCGACCCGGCGGCGCCCTACTATGTGCCCATGGGCGTGGACGGCCAGAGCGCCAAATTCCTGAAGGCCAAGCCCAAGACCGATCCCGGCAGGTGCGTCTCCTGCGGACTCTGCGCCAGCATCTGTCCCATGGGCGCCATCGATCCGGCGGATGTGTCCAACGTGCCGGGGCTATGCATCAAGTGCCACGCCTGCATCAAGCGCTGCCCCACCCACGCCAAGTACTTAGATGACCCGGCCTTCCTCTCCCACAAGGCCATGCTGGAGCAAACCTTCTCAGAGGCGAAGGAGAACAGGGTGATCCTGTGA
- a CDS encoding GNAT family N-acetyltransferase: MEISIRMATAEDAEALVAIYAPYVEQTAISFEYEVPAAAEFAGRIQKTLERYPYLVAERDGKPMGYAYASAFHDRAAYSWAVECSVYVEQGCRRGGVGRRLYQTLEELLARQNVLNVYACIAYPNPGSIAFHQHMGYRTIGHFTQCGYKLGRWWDMVWMEKMLAGHPECPEPLLPVGTL; this comes from the coding sequence ATGGAAATCAGCATCCGGATGGCGACGGCGGAGGACGCTGAGGCCCTTGTGGCCATTTACGCCCCCTATGTGGAGCAGACGGCCATCAGCTTTGAGTACGAGGTGCCTGCGGCAGCGGAGTTTGCCGGCCGGATTCAAAAGACGTTGGAGCGCTACCCCTACCTGGTGGCGGAGCGGGACGGAAAGCCGATGGGCTACGCTTACGCCTCCGCCTTCCATGACCGGGCCGCCTACAGCTGGGCGGTGGAATGCTCCGTCTATGTGGAGCAGGGCTGCCGGCGCGGCGGTGTGGGCAGGCGGCTCTACCAAACCTTGGAGGAGCTGCTGGCGCGGCAGAATGTCCTCAACGTCTATGCCTGCATCGCCTATCCCAACCCGGGCAGCATTGCCTTCCATCAGCACATGGGCTACCGGACCATCGGCCACTTCACTCAGTGCGGCTATAAGTTGGGCCGCTGGTGGGACATGGTTTGGATGGAGAAGATGCTGGCCGGCCACCCGGAGTGTCCGGAGCCGCTGCTGCCTGTCGGAACACTGTGA
- the pepD gene encoding beta-Ala-His dipeptidase, whose product MGKNYTLSGIEPADVWNYFYQISQIPRNSGNAGPITAYLMDFCGKHGIKARRDEAYNVIAEIPATPGYEHAPSVILHSHVDMVCIKDEGVEHDFSKDPIRVYAENGIVTAEGTTLGGDDGIGMAFMLAYMADTEAEHPALECVFTANEETDMDGGRRLDYSRIQSRYYINIDGMGVAVGSAGEIDVRLLMPRGHTPVKEHSAVYKVSVSGLKGGHSGAEALFERANAITLLNRVLIELTKHGDIQILSLQGGRSGGCMATAIPTLASALIAVPESCPDSACDVVAACAAMLKKEYARRDPDISIMMEPCKSRLDALCDQDAAKVLDLLTLLPDGLRSTHQDFAQTLGSSSNVGVLESREDVVEFALTIRSTDTKRFYLYEQVCRLAGILGVDVELLCDFPAWEYSVNDRWMDMVRRLYPEYPPFLLGGTGEIGYFTKHIPGLNAVSLTPSAYNCHSTGEYLDIQECAYFYNNLKTLLKQMKELEE is encoded by the coding sequence ATGGGGAAAAACTATACGCTTTCCGGGATTGAGCCTGCGGACGTGTGGAACTATTTTTATCAGATTTCCCAAATCCCAAGGAATTCCGGCAACGCAGGGCCGATCACAGCCTATCTGATGGACTTTTGCGGCAAGCACGGAATCAAAGCGCGCCGGGACGAAGCGTACAACGTGATTGCGGAGATCCCGGCCACGCCGGGATATGAGCATGCGCCCTCCGTCATCCTGCATTCTCACGTGGATATGGTCTGCATAAAGGACGAGGGCGTGGAACATGATTTTTCCAAAGACCCAATCCGTGTGTATGCGGAAAACGGCATCGTCACTGCCGAAGGGACTACCCTTGGTGGGGACGACGGGATCGGAATGGCGTTTATGCTGGCATACATGGCTGATACTGAAGCGGAGCACCCTGCCCTGGAGTGTGTATTTACAGCCAATGAGGAAACCGATATGGACGGTGGCCGACGGCTGGACTATAGTCGGATTCAAAGCAGGTACTATATCAACATCGACGGCATGGGGGTTGCGGTGGGCAGTGCGGGCGAGATCGATGTGCGCCTTTTGATGCCCCGCGGCCATACGCCTGTCAAGGAGCACAGCGCGGTTTATAAGGTGTCCGTCAGTGGGCTCAAGGGCGGCCACAGCGGAGCGGAAGCGCTTTTTGAGCGGGCCAATGCGATCACTCTGCTCAACCGTGTTCTGATAGAGCTGACGAAACATGGGGACATTCAGATTCTCTCCCTCCAGGGTGGGCGCTCAGGCGGCTGCATGGCCACCGCGATCCCCACCTTGGCGTCGGCGCTCATCGCCGTTCCGGAATCCTGTCCGGACAGCGCCTGCGATGTGGTGGCCGCATGCGCGGCCATGCTGAAAAAGGAGTACGCCAGACGGGATCCGGATATTTCAATCATGATGGAGCCTTGCAAGAGCCGCTTGGACGCCCTTTGCGACCAGGATGCGGCCAAGGTACTGGACCTTCTCACGCTTTTGCCCGATGGACTGCGGTCTACCCATCAGGACTTTGCCCAGACCCTTGGCAGCTCGTCCAACGTGGGCGTACTGGAGAGCCGGGAGGATGTGGTGGAATTCGCTCTGACCATCCGCAGCACCGATACAAAGCGGTTTTATCTCTATGAGCAGGTCTGCCGCCTTGCTGGAATCTTAGGGGTGGATGTGGAGCTGCTGTGTGATTTTCCCGCCTGGGAGTACAGCGTCAATGACCGGTGGATGGATATGGTCCGCAGGCTCTACCCGGAGTATCCGCCCTTCCTGCTGGGCGGCACGGGGGAGATCGGATACTTTACCAAGCACATCCCCGGGCTGAACGCGGTGTCTCTGACACCCTCCGCCTACAACTGCCACTCCACAGGCGAATATCTGGACATTCAGGAGTGCGCCTACTTTTACAACAATCTGAAAACCCTTCTGAAGCAGATGAAGGAGCTTGAAGAATAG
- a CDS encoding RrF2 family transcriptional regulator, with the protein MDSSFCVAVHALVYLNHKACMLSSEDLAENICTNPARVRRVMSALKKAGMVHTKEGSVGGYRFAGDPEQLTLDLVADALGARFVDSSWHSGDADMECLVASGMADLMDELFLDLNTRCKERLAQVSIADLDHRIFCTDRQKNAERSMV; encoded by the coding sequence ATGGACAGTTCGTTTTGCGTTGCGGTGCATGCCCTGGTCTATCTAAATCACAAAGCGTGTATGCTCTCAAGTGAGGACCTGGCGGAAAACATCTGCACGAATCCGGCCCGGGTGCGCAGAGTGATGTCCGCGCTGAAGAAGGCGGGGATGGTGCATACGAAAGAGGGCAGTGTGGGGGGATATCGGTTTGCAGGCGATCCGGAGCAGCTTACGCTGGACCTGGTTGCGGATGCACTGGGAGCGCGGTTTGTGGATTCCTCGTGGCACAGCGGGGACGCCGACATGGAATGTCTGGTGGCCTCCGGCATGGCGGATTTGATGGATGAACTTTTTCTTGACCTGAATACGCGCTGCAAAGAACGGCTGGCGCAGGTCAGCATTGCCGATCTGGATCATCGGATTTTCTGCACTGACCGGCAAAAAAATGCGGAAAGGAGCATGGTATGA
- a CDS encoding cytochrome c biogenesis protein CcdA, with product MNLSLGTSIPAITVFFQGLLSFFSPCVLPLVPLYVSYLAGGARTVDGQGNIRYPRGKVMVNTAFFVVGVSFAFFLLGFGFTALGRFFSSNQRLFTTVSGLIMFLFGVYQLGAFGTSGVLEREHRLPFRLDQWAMNPVVALLLGFTFSFAWTPCVGPTLGSVLLMASSASSAGMGFLLIGVYTLGFVIPFLAVGLFTGAVLGFFKHHQQVVRYTVKIGAVLLILMGVMTMTGFMNGISGYLSTTGGAQQSGSPSASQVSPESGQEDTVAAPDFTLVDQDGNTHTLSDYQGKTVFLNFWATWCGPCQREMPEIQELYEDYGSNEEDIVVLGVANPKSKEYPYNQDKTQEEVEQFLKDGGYTFPVVMDTTGQVFGNYGIQAFPTTFLIDSDGNVFGYVSGQMSREMMESAIEQTISGQRKK from the coding sequence ATGAACTTATCCCTTGGAACCAGCATACCCGCGATTACGGTGTTTTTTCAGGGGCTGCTGAGCTTTTTCTCTCCCTGCGTGCTGCCTCTGGTTCCGCTTTATGTGAGCTATCTGGCGGGAGGCGCCAGGACGGTGGATGGACAGGGGAACATCCGCTACCCCAGGGGGAAGGTTATGGTCAACACGGCGTTTTTCGTGGTGGGCGTCAGTTTTGCATTTTTCCTGCTGGGATTCGGCTTTACCGCTCTGGGGCGTTTTTTCAGCTCCAATCAGCGGCTTTTCACCACAGTCAGCGGTTTGATTATGTTCCTGTTCGGCGTTTACCAGCTTGGCGCCTTTGGGACGTCCGGCGTGTTGGAGCGGGAGCACCGGCTGCCTTTCCGGCTTGATCAATGGGCCATGAACCCTGTAGTGGCACTGCTCCTTGGCTTTACCTTCAGCTTTGCCTGGACTCCCTGCGTGGGTCCCACACTGGGCAGCGTGCTGCTGATGGCCTCCTCCGCGTCCAGCGCCGGCATGGGATTCCTTCTCATCGGCGTGTATACCCTGGGCTTTGTGATTCCGTTTTTGGCGGTGGGACTCTTTACCGGGGCTGTACTGGGCTTTTTCAAGCACCACCAGCAGGTGGTGCGCTACACGGTGAAGATCGGGGCGGTGCTTTTGATCCTCATGGGAGTCATGACCATGACCGGCTTTATGAACGGCATCTCCGGCTATCTCTCCACCACCGGCGGAGCCCAGCAGAGCGGAAGTCCGTCCGCCTCCCAGGTGTCGCCGGAATCCGGTCAAGAGGACACGGTGGCCGCGCCGGACTTCACGCTTGTGGATCAGGATGGGAACACGCATACCCTCTCCGACTATCAGGGCAAGACCGTGTTTTTAAATTTCTGGGCCACCTGGTGCGGACCCTGCCAGCGCGAGATGCCGGAGATTCAGGAGCTCTATGAGGATTACGGCAGCAACGAAGAGGACATTGTGGTATTGGGTGTGGCCAATCCCAAGTCCAAGGAGTATCCCTATAATCAGGATAAGACCCAGGAGGAGGTGGAGCAGTTCCTGAAGGACGGAGGCTATACCTTCCCGGTGGTGATGGATACCACAGGCCAGGTCTTTGGCAACTACGGCATTCAGGCATTTCCCACCACTTTCCTCATCGACTCTGACGGAAATGTATTCGGATACGTCTCCGGTCAGATGTCCCGGGAGATGATGGAAAGCGCCATTGAACAGACCATAAGCGGTCAGCGAAAGAAATAA
- a CDS encoding recombinase family protein has product MSRSAASEEAERMLCAVYARLSKEDEEKKTESESIQNQKSILVRYALERGWEVYQIYCDEDYSGADGLRPDFNRMMEDARQGRFQVILCKSQSRFTRDMELVEKYIHGLFPLWGIRFIAVADNVDTEVRGNKKARQINGLINEWYLEDLSENVRMVLDLKRREGQYIGAAALYGYRKDPHDRNRLLVDPPAAAVVRQIFLWSVEGRGIQEIARLLNRRGTPSPAGYRSEEKLDGLWNKTTVWRILRNEMYTGVMIQGRRKKLSYKSKKLLSVPKDRWYRVEGTHEAIIDRNIFDDVQRGLGLRARSDGRGEAHLLSSLVKCMDCGGTMSRTSSGRKGQAKAYYLRCGRYAAGGGQCTRHSIRLEPLIEGILDRIRQYVRKYAAIERLEVTPHPSICREALEQEKKALALQIERRGQAMRSLYLDKASGILSEAQFLELNQAFQKERSRLEQRLSQMEEEAPAGREDLMERAWELLELKTVPRELVVRLIEQIEIGERDPETGRQEVKVIWRF; this is encoded by the coding sequence ATGAGCCGCAGCGCCGCAAGTGAGGAGGCGGAGCGGATGCTCTGCGCGGTTTATGCCCGGCTGAGTAAGGAGGACGAGGAAAAAAAGACCGAATCCGAAAGTATCCAGAACCAAAAGTCCATCCTGGTCCGCTATGCGTTAGAGCGGGGGTGGGAGGTGTACCAGATCTACTGCGACGAGGACTACTCCGGCGCGGATGGTCTGCGGCCGGACTTTAACCGGATGATGGAGGACGCGCGGCAGGGGCGCTTTCAGGTGATTCTCTGCAAGAGCCAGTCCCGGTTCACCCGGGACATGGAGCTGGTGGAAAAGTACATTCACGGCCTTTTTCCTCTCTGGGGCATCCGCTTCATCGCGGTGGCCGACAACGTGGACACCGAGGTCCGGGGCAACAAAAAGGCCCGCCAGATCAACGGACTCATCAATGAGTGGTATCTGGAGGATCTGTCGGAAAATGTGCGCATGGTCCTGGACCTGAAGAGGCGGGAAGGGCAGTACATCGGCGCGGCAGCGCTCTACGGCTATCGAAAGGATCCACACGACAGAAACCGGCTCCTTGTGGACCCGCCGGCGGCTGCGGTGGTACGCCAGATTTTTCTCTGGTCCGTGGAGGGCCGGGGCATCCAGGAGATCGCCCGGCTGCTCAACCGGCGGGGGACGCCGAGTCCGGCTGGTTATCGGTCGGAGGAGAAGTTAGACGGCCTGTGGAACAAGACAACGGTATGGCGTATCCTCCGCAATGAGATGTACACCGGCGTCATGATCCAAGGGCGGCGAAAAAAACTCAGCTATAAGTCAAAAAAGCTTCTCAGCGTGCCCAAGGACCGGTGGTACCGGGTGGAGGGAACCCACGAGGCCATCATCGACCGGAACATTTTTGACGATGTCCAGCGCGGCCTGGGCCTGCGGGCCAGATCCGACGGAAGGGGGGAGGCCCACCTGCTGTCCTCCCTGGTGAAGTGCATGGACTGCGGCGGCACTATGAGCAGAACCTCAAGCGGGCGGAAGGGACAGGCGAAGGCGTATTACCTCCGGTGCGGGCGCTATGCCGCCGGAGGGGGACAGTGCACCCGGCACTCCATCCGGCTTGAACCGCTCATCGAAGGGATTTTAGACCGGATCCGCCAGTATGTCCGAAAGTACGCTGCCATAGAGAGACTGGAGGTTACACCCCATCCCTCCATCTGCCGGGAGGCGCTGGAGCAGGAGAAAAAGGCCCTGGCCCTCCAGATAGAGCGGCGCGGCCAGGCGATGAGAAGCCTTTATCTGGATAAGGCGTCCGGCATACTCAGCGAGGCGCAGTTTTTAGAGCTGAATCAGGCATTTCAGAAGGAAAGAAGCCGCTTGGAACAGCGGCTCTCCCAAATGGAAGAGGAGGCGCCCGCCGGCAGGGAGGACCTGATGGAGCGGGCATGGGAGCTGCTGGAGCTGAAGACGGTTCCCCGTGAACTGGTGGTGCGGCTGATAGAACAGATTGAAATCGGGGAACGGGACCCGGAAACCGGCCGACAGGAGGTCAAAGTCATCTGGAGATTTTAA